A genomic segment from Daphnia pulex isolate KAP4 chromosome 5, ASM2113471v1 encodes:
- the LOC124194422 gene encoding ataxin-2-like protein isoform X2, whose product MNKSKAKMGKPSTPQNTSGNCNVAVTNRNTPPSRNKSDKDIPYEGIYQNLRFCETITSLMGNTVQIQLSNGKIFEGIFSTFSPQLEVVLELVHTVDPSQPDKIDVKSVSREVVFGSQMIVMMSSKDVELDYATKDFATDTSISRFNGLSGEKELEPWEGDGDDCNISLDNANGWDPNEMFARNEKVYGVQTSFVEDLSQYTCKLERRDSAEFKEREAQASILANSIEGNAVSKAHADLENASDEEEKFSAVVRPSHESRERREPRDFRDFSNRSSDRGGSTMGGSGGGSTTSANAGGGSAHSSKYVHPNKRPIKSAINQNMGKMMRSTPPPHGAHGGHAHPNLAPRHQSVGGGGGGGGGSYHGGNNYDGDGRGVGHTSQSHPNNSGPVHHGGGSYHQGGPQHQPFQGSSQGRGSSSGPYYGRSQGPPGGYNNNKNSAQQSDSRVANGDERKVNRDSAYDSKSGHAPSHSHAPISSLPQRDHGPKEQRKNYAGKTRDDQNSDLKKFSQDFRLAENAAGDEKKATPSPTAGNPAPAPNKTSTPPPPAPIAPIVSPAPGAAPALTPAAPTAPSATPSAQPVPAQPSRSPVVSPVQVNTTPTLVTPPGPSVGAPREATPVEEKAGESVEKVSDTLKKSSLNPNAKEFVLNPNARVFVPTPPRSHTPQTQQGGQMLIPGPMGQLGPSMGGGLGGSGSPAQGLPLMPVVHYVQTNPGGVQNQGPNQGGNQPHYTAHNPGGTRFRKPSPMPVNHRPDLASSMHVAAATGQPLMAPAPMGGPQIFYNPPQGAMMQGTPQPYPQLYAMRFVGPQMQGMISNSSYGDTMTTGHSPIYMTSHMSPGHGQGVNNQGQMAPTQQQQHHHPNSTPSPAQQHSMAQTQAGNPPQLIYQTAGGHHGHSQGPLHSHHAPYPMVLLPPGHSQLPPGVSGPSGGPGGPQGVQLLPLGSSAAMGMPIPQIHYIQQAPGNQALQRLG is encoded by the exons ATGAATAAGTCTAAAGCAAAGATGGGCAAACCCTCCACCCCTCAAAATACATCGGGGAACTGCAATGTTGCTGTAACAAATCGCAACACACCACCTTCTAGAAACAAATCGGACAAAGATATCCCATATGAAGGCATTTACCAGAATTTAAGATTTTGTGAAACAATTACTTCCCTCATGGGGAATACAGTTCAG ATCCAACTTTCGAATGGGAAAATATTTGAAGGAATTTTTAGCACGTTTTCTCCTCAGTTAGAAGTTGTTTTAGAACTGGTTCATACAGTTGACCCCAGCCAACCTGATAAAATTGATGTTAAATCAGTTTCTAGGGAGGTTGTCTTTGGTTCCCAAATGATTGTGATGATGAGCTCCAAAGATGTAGAACTGGACTATGCCACTAAAG ATTTTGCCACTGATACTTCCATAAGCCGTTTTAATGGGCTCAGTGGAGAAAAAGAGCTTGAACCCTGGGAGGGTGATGGTGATGATTGTAACATTTCACTGGATAATGCG aatgGATGGGATCCTAATGAAATGTTTgccagaaatgaaaaagtataTGGAGTTCAAACTAGTTTTGTGGAGGATTTGTCACAGTATACGTGTAAACTAGAAAGGAGGGACTCTGCCGAATTCAA ggaaAGAGAAGCTCAAGCATCTATCCTGGCTAATAGTATCGAAGGAAACGCTGTCTCTAAAGCGCATGCGGACCTTGAAAACGCCagtgacgaagaagaaaagttttcgGCCGTGGTAAGACCTAGCCATGAGTCTCGTGAACGCCGTGAGCCCCGAGACTTCCGAGACTTTAGTAATCGTTCGTCTGACCGAGGCGGGAGCACAATGGGTGGCAGCGGAGGAGGTAGCACAACTTCTGCTAATGCCGGCGGAGGTAGTGCCCACAGCT CCAAATATGTTCATCCAAATAAGCGGCCTATTAAAAGCGCCATCAACCAAAACATGGGCAAGATGATGCGCTCGACGCCCCCTCCCCACGGTGCTCACGGAGGACACGCTCACCCCAACCTAGCTCCGAGACATCAGTCGGTaggcggaggaggtggtggtggaggtggaTCTTACCACGGTGGCAACAACTACGATGGTGACGGTAGGGGTGTTGGTCACACTTCGCAGTCGCACCCGAACAACTCGGGTCCAGTACACCACGGAGGTGGAAGTTATCACCAAGGCGGGCCACAGCATCAGCCATTCCAAGGATCTTCGCAAGGGCGGGGCTCGTCTTCCGGTCCCTACTATGGTCGTTCCCAAGGACCGCCTGGTGgttataataacaataaaaattctgcTCAACAATCAGATTCTCGCGTTGCGAACGGCGATGAGCGCAAAGTCAACCGCGATTCGGCTTACGATTCGAAAAGCGGTCACGCTCCATCTCATTCACACGCCCCTATTTCCTCGTTGCCACAACGCGATCATGGTCCGAAGGAACAGCGGAAGAACTATGCTG GCAAAACCAGAGACGATCAAAACTCGGATCTGAAGAAGTTTAGTCAAGATTTTCGCCTGGCTGAAAACGCCGCTGGGGATGAGAAGAAAGCAACTCCTTCTCCTACTGCAGGAAACCCAGCTCCGGCGCCCAATAAAACAAGTACACCTCCTCCTCCAGCTCCGATTGCGCCCATAGTTTCTCCAGCCCCTGGCGCCGCTCCTGCCTTGACTCCTGCCGCCCCAACCGCCCCTTCAGCTACGCCTTCTGCTCAGCCTGTCCCGGCGCAGCCATCTCGTTCCCCGGTCGTCAGCCCTGTGCAGGTCAACACGACACCTACTCTGGTCACTCCTCCTGGTCCCAGTGTTGGCGCTCCTCGTGAAGCTACTCCTGTGGAAGAAAAAGCAGGCGAGTCCGTAGAAAAGGTGTCAGACACGCTGAAGAAATCAAGCCTCAACCCGAATGCGAAAGAATTTGTGCTTAATCCAAACGCGCGGGTTTTCGTTCCA ACTCCTCCTCGGTCTCATACTCCACAGACTCAACAAGGTGGGCAAATGTTGATACCTGGTCCCATGGGCCAACTAGGACCTTCTATGGGAGGTGGTTTGGGTGGTTCGGGTAGCCCGGCGCAAGGTCTTCCGCTAATGCCCGTCGTTCACTACGTTCAGACGAATCCGGGCGGAGTACAAAACCAGGGACCCAACCAAGGTGGTAATCAACCACACTATACAGCCCACAATCCAGGTGGAACACGGTTCCGCAAAC CATCGCCCATGCCTGTGAACCACCGACCTGATTTAGCGTCGTCGATGCATGTAGCCGCCGCAACTGGTCAGCCATTGATGGCGCCTGCTCCGATGGGTGGACCACAGATCTTTTATAATCCGCCGCAAGGCGCTATGATGCAAGGGACACCCCAGCCTTATCCACAG ttGTACGCGATGCGCTTTGTAGGACCGCAGATGCAAGGcatgatttcaaattcatcatATGGTGACACAATGACTACGGGGCACAGTCCGATTTACATGACGTCACACATGTCGCCCGGACATGGCCAAGGAGTTAACAACCAAGGTCAAATGGCTCCtacccaacagcaacagcaccaCCATCCTAACTCAACTCCTTCGCCAGCTCAACAGCACTCGATGGCTCAGACTCAAGCCGGAAATCCTCCTCAATTGATTTATCAAACAGCCG gaggACATCACGGACACTCACAAGGTCCCCTTCATAGCCACCATGCCCCCTATCCCATGGTGTTATTACCCCCAGGTCACAGCCAGCTGCCACCGGGCGTTTCCGGGCCATCTGGAGGTCCGGGAGGTCCACAAGGCGTGCAGCTCCTTCCGCTTGGCTCGTCGGCCGCAATGGGCATGCCCATACCTCAAATTCATTACATTCAGCAAGCCCCCGGTAATCAAGCACTTCAACGCTTGGGCTGA
- the LOC124194422 gene encoding ataxin-2-like isoform X1: MNKSKAKMGKPSTPQNTSGNCNVAVTNRNTPPSRNKSDKDIPYEGIYQNLRFCETITSLMGNTVQIQLSNGKIFEGIFSTFSPQLEVVLELVHTVDPSQPDKIDVKSVSREVVFGSQMIVMMSSKDVELDYATKDFATDTSISRFNGLSGEKELEPWEGDGDDCNISLDNANGWDPNEMFARNEKVYGVQTSFVEDLSQYTCKLERRDSAEFKEREAQASILANSIEGNAVSKAHADLENASDEEEKFSAVVRPSHESRERREPRDFRDFSNRSSDRGGSTMGGSGGGSTTSANAGGGSAHSSKYVHPNKRPIKSAINQNMGKMMRSTPPPHGAHGGHAHPNLAPRHQSVGGGGGGGGGSYHGGNNYDGDGRGVGHTSQSHPNNSGPVHHGGGSYHQGGPQHQPFQGSSQGRGSSSGPYYGRSQGPPGGYNNNKNSAQQSDSRVANGDERKVNRDSAYDSKSGHAPSHSHAPISSLPQRDHGPKEQRKNYAGKHNLVHSEVKQNSKSFYLKPGKTRDDQNSDLKKFSQDFRLAENAAGDEKKATPSPTAGNPAPAPNKTSTPPPPAPIAPIVSPAPGAAPALTPAAPTAPSATPSAQPVPAQPSRSPVVSPVQVNTTPTLVTPPGPSVGAPREATPVEEKAGESVEKVSDTLKKSSLNPNAKEFVLNPNARVFVPTPPRSHTPQTQQGGQMLIPGPMGQLGPSMGGGLGGSGSPAQGLPLMPVVHYVQTNPGGVQNQGPNQGGNQPHYTAHNPGGTRFRKPSPMPVNHRPDLASSMHVAAATGQPLMAPAPMGGPQIFYNPPQGAMMQGTPQPYPQLYAMRFVGPQMQGMISNSSYGDTMTTGHSPIYMTSHMSPGHGQGVNNQGQMAPTQQQQHHHPNSTPSPAQQHSMAQTQAGNPPQLIYQTAGGHHGHSQGPLHSHHAPYPMVLLPPGHSQLPPGVSGPSGGPGGPQGVQLLPLGSSAAMGMPIPQIHYIQQAPGNQALQRLG; this comes from the exons ATGAATAAGTCTAAAGCAAAGATGGGCAAACCCTCCACCCCTCAAAATACATCGGGGAACTGCAATGTTGCTGTAACAAATCGCAACACACCACCTTCTAGAAACAAATCGGACAAAGATATCCCATATGAAGGCATTTACCAGAATTTAAGATTTTGTGAAACAATTACTTCCCTCATGGGGAATACAGTTCAG ATCCAACTTTCGAATGGGAAAATATTTGAAGGAATTTTTAGCACGTTTTCTCCTCAGTTAGAAGTTGTTTTAGAACTGGTTCATACAGTTGACCCCAGCCAACCTGATAAAATTGATGTTAAATCAGTTTCTAGGGAGGTTGTCTTTGGTTCCCAAATGATTGTGATGATGAGCTCCAAAGATGTAGAACTGGACTATGCCACTAAAG ATTTTGCCACTGATACTTCCATAAGCCGTTTTAATGGGCTCAGTGGAGAAAAAGAGCTTGAACCCTGGGAGGGTGATGGTGATGATTGTAACATTTCACTGGATAATGCG aatgGATGGGATCCTAATGAAATGTTTgccagaaatgaaaaagtataTGGAGTTCAAACTAGTTTTGTGGAGGATTTGTCACAGTATACGTGTAAACTAGAAAGGAGGGACTCTGCCGAATTCAA ggaaAGAGAAGCTCAAGCATCTATCCTGGCTAATAGTATCGAAGGAAACGCTGTCTCTAAAGCGCATGCGGACCTTGAAAACGCCagtgacgaagaagaaaagttttcgGCCGTGGTAAGACCTAGCCATGAGTCTCGTGAACGCCGTGAGCCCCGAGACTTCCGAGACTTTAGTAATCGTTCGTCTGACCGAGGCGGGAGCACAATGGGTGGCAGCGGAGGAGGTAGCACAACTTCTGCTAATGCCGGCGGAGGTAGTGCCCACAGCT CCAAATATGTTCATCCAAATAAGCGGCCTATTAAAAGCGCCATCAACCAAAACATGGGCAAGATGATGCGCTCGACGCCCCCTCCCCACGGTGCTCACGGAGGACACGCTCACCCCAACCTAGCTCCGAGACATCAGTCGGTaggcggaggaggtggtggtggaggtggaTCTTACCACGGTGGCAACAACTACGATGGTGACGGTAGGGGTGTTGGTCACACTTCGCAGTCGCACCCGAACAACTCGGGTCCAGTACACCACGGAGGTGGAAGTTATCACCAAGGCGGGCCACAGCATCAGCCATTCCAAGGATCTTCGCAAGGGCGGGGCTCGTCTTCCGGTCCCTACTATGGTCGTTCCCAAGGACCGCCTGGTGgttataataacaataaaaattctgcTCAACAATCAGATTCTCGCGTTGCGAACGGCGATGAGCGCAAAGTCAACCGCGATTCGGCTTACGATTCGAAAAGCGGTCACGCTCCATCTCATTCACACGCCCCTATTTCCTCGTTGCCACAACGCGATCATGGTCCGAAGGAACAGCGGAAGAACTATGCTGGTAAGCACAATCTTGTGCATTCCGAAGTGAAACAAAACTCTAAAAGTTTCTATCTAAAACCAGGCAAAACCAGAGACGATCAAAACTCGGATCTGAAGAAGTTTAGTCAAGATTTTCGCCTGGCTGAAAACGCCGCTGGGGATGAGAAGAAAGCAACTCCTTCTCCTACTGCAGGAAACCCAGCTCCGGCGCCCAATAAAACAAGTACACCTCCTCCTCCAGCTCCGATTGCGCCCATAGTTTCTCCAGCCCCTGGCGCCGCTCCTGCCTTGACTCCTGCCGCCCCAACCGCCCCTTCAGCTACGCCTTCTGCTCAGCCTGTCCCGGCGCAGCCATCTCGTTCCCCGGTCGTCAGCCCTGTGCAGGTCAACACGACACCTACTCTGGTCACTCCTCCTGGTCCCAGTGTTGGCGCTCCTCGTGAAGCTACTCCTGTGGAAGAAAAAGCAGGCGAGTCCGTAGAAAAGGTGTCAGACACGCTGAAGAAATCAAGCCTCAACCCGAATGCGAAAGAATTTGTGCTTAATCCAAACGCGCGGGTTTTCGTTCCA ACTCCTCCTCGGTCTCATACTCCACAGACTCAACAAGGTGGGCAAATGTTGATACCTGGTCCCATGGGCCAACTAGGACCTTCTATGGGAGGTGGTTTGGGTGGTTCGGGTAGCCCGGCGCAAGGTCTTCCGCTAATGCCCGTCGTTCACTACGTTCAGACGAATCCGGGCGGAGTACAAAACCAGGGACCCAACCAAGGTGGTAATCAACCACACTATACAGCCCACAATCCAGGTGGAACACGGTTCCGCAAAC CATCGCCCATGCCTGTGAACCACCGACCTGATTTAGCGTCGTCGATGCATGTAGCCGCCGCAACTGGTCAGCCATTGATGGCGCCTGCTCCGATGGGTGGACCACAGATCTTTTATAATCCGCCGCAAGGCGCTATGATGCAAGGGACACCCCAGCCTTATCCACAG ttGTACGCGATGCGCTTTGTAGGACCGCAGATGCAAGGcatgatttcaaattcatcatATGGTGACACAATGACTACGGGGCACAGTCCGATTTACATGACGTCACACATGTCGCCCGGACATGGCCAAGGAGTTAACAACCAAGGTCAAATGGCTCCtacccaacagcaacagcaccaCCATCCTAACTCAACTCCTTCGCCAGCTCAACAGCACTCGATGGCTCAGACTCAAGCCGGAAATCCTCCTCAATTGATTTATCAAACAGCCG gaggACATCACGGACACTCACAAGGTCCCCTTCATAGCCACCATGCCCCCTATCCCATGGTGTTATTACCCCCAGGTCACAGCCAGCTGCCACCGGGCGTTTCCGGGCCATCTGGAGGTCCGGGAGGTCCACAAGGCGTGCAGCTCCTTCCGCTTGGCTCGTCGGCCGCAATGGGCATGCCCATACCTCAAATTCATTACATTCAGCAAGCCCCCGGTAATCAAGCACTTCAACGCTTGGGCTGA
- the LOC124194426 gene encoding uncharacterized protein LOC124194426, translating to MSNGNVLIVLGKNGSKKFELQVTFQTTVGELCAEIEKETDIPVNCQRVIYNGRALNNHAEDMQKDLHNLGLKSPAKVLVLGKKPDEEDENYKLMKKWEISCDSVTNQVSSIEKDILEMERGFAPKELFDNLPKVEKKINCLAEELMKILISLDALSFKEDQKVARAKRKCIIDKIHSLHKKCDEMVASVKQLQSTKS from the exons atGAGCAACGGGAATGTGTTGATCGTTCTAGGAAAAAATG gaagtaaaaaatttgaactacAAGTTACCTTTCAAACTACCGTTGGCGAATTGTGTGctgaaatcgaaaaagaaacggatATACCTGTTAACTGTCAAAGAGTTATTTACAACGGACGAGCTCTAAATAATCACGCTGAAGACATGCAAAAAGACCTGCATAATCTAGGGTTAAAATCCCCTGCCAAAGTGCTAGTGCTTGGTAAGAAACCAGATGAAGAGgatgaaaattacaaattgatGAAGAAATGGGAGATTTCTTGTGATTCAGTCACAAATCAAGTTAGTAGCATTGAAAAAGACATCCTTGAAATGGAAAGG ggGTTTGCTCCTAAGGAATTGTTTGACAATCTaccaaaagttgaaaaaaagataaactgTCTAGCAGAAGAATTAATGAAGATTTTGATATCCCTTGATGCACTAAGTTTCAAAGAAGACCAGAAAGTGGCTAgggcaaaaaggaaatgtatAATTGATAAAATTCATTCGTTGcataaaaaatgtgatgaaatg GTTGCTTCAGTGAAGCAGTTGCAAAGTACAAAATCTTAA
- the LOC124194839 gene encoding uncharacterized protein LOC124194839 — protein sequence MALAVIRLPVSAMAKLWVKLLVTYCFYLFCQSNANSTTAMAKWSSELNKKHLVVLVSEYPVSLKIQRNSTGQVIKLSGVSSLILEWLSRRYQFDYTILDVNVTTLEDGGPKLPGIISYATRGECDVIIAVIRQTPQRLRLLELVHPWMYASMAFMIPMPEVSQNNVDAVVKPFQFWVRY from the exons ATGGCACTAGCGGTTATTCGTTTGCCTGTTTCAGCGATGGCTAAACTTTGGGTGAAATTACTGGTAACTTATTGCTTTTACTTGTTTTGTCAATCGAACGCCAACTCTACCACGGCAATGGCAAAATGGTCGTCAgagttgaataaaaaacatcTTGTGGTTCTCGTATCAGAG TATCCGGTATCACTGAAGATCCAAAGGAACTCGACAGGCCAAGTGATTAAATTGTCCGGCGTTTCATCTCTGATATTAGAATGGCTATCTCGTCGATACCAATTTGA CTACACTATCCTGGACGTCAATGTAACTACCCTTGAAGATGGAGGACCGAAATTACCCGGAATAATTAGTTACGCAACTAGGGGA GAATGTGACGTCATTATTGCAGTCATCCGACAAACCCCACAACGTTTACGTCTTCTGGAACTCGTTCACCCCTGGATGTACGCGTCGATGGCCTTTATGATCCCAATGCCTGAGGTTTCACAAAATAACGTTGACGCCGTCGTCAAGCCATTTCAGTTCTGGGTTCGTTATtga
- the LOC124194436 gene encoding uncharacterized protein LOC124194436, which yields MKDKLAAHTNSRCLSTQQCVDLVKSLPPRYVYLNSVVGLKAAIRKDYMETRQCKLTIAGEDPLVKQVVGWGLAKHSPYLEEFNRGTARLFELGLISLWQNWYEPNSKPCYDDRKNSGENKNKEKPLVRLSLTNLTGAFAVLAFGCALSFLTFLGEIIIFHGKNNWTSRN from the exons ATGAAGGACAAATTGGCAGCACATACCAATTCCAGATGTCTCTCCACTCAGCAATGTGTCGATCTAGTAAAATCTTTGCCACCCCGTTACGTTTACCTAAAC TCTGTAGTAGGATTAAAAGCCGCCATAAGAAAAGATTACATGGAAACGCGGCAGTGCAAACTGACTATAGCTGGAGAAGACCCATTAGTGAAACAGGTTGTCGGTTGGGGACTAGCTAAACACAGCCCTTATCTGGAGGAATTCAATCGAGG AACCGCACGTCTTTTTGAATTAGGATTAATATCTTTGTGGCAGAACTGGTATGAGCCAAATTCTAAGCCTTGCTATGACGACAGGAAAAATAGCGGTGAAAACAAGAACAAGGAAAAGCCCCTGGTTCGATTGTCTTTGACCAATTTGACAGGGGCATTTGCTGTTTTAGCTTTTGGATGTGCCTTGTCCTTCCTAACTTTCTTAGgagaaattataattttccATGGAAAAAACAATTGGACTTCgaggaattga